DNA from Poecilia reticulata strain Guanapo linkage group LG20, Guppy_female_1.0+MT, whole genome shotgun sequence:
caaaacagtttatttgcttgcttgttattattattgatataaATGTTACAGACAGCATCGACTGTTGTCGCCGTAGAGacagaagagaggaggagagaaagaaattcCCTCACAGTTGCAgatgttgcttcttttttatgtgGATGAGGCTTTTTGTCCAGTGTGGTTTCGCTGATGAGCCTTTAGCCCAGAGGAACCTTTGAATCTCTTCTCACACTGATCACAACTATAAGGYTTTTCACCAGTGTGGCTTCGCTGATGACTCTTTAGSCCAGAGGAABCTTTGAATMTCTTCTCACACTGATCACAACTATAAGGYTTTTCACCAGTGTGKCYTCGCTGATGAMTCTTTAGSCCAGAGGAAYSTTTGAATMTCTTCTCACACTGATCACAACTATaaggcttttcaccagtgtgKCCTCGCTGATGAATCTTTAGGCCAGAGGAATGTGTGAATCTCTTCTCACAATGACTGCAGCGGTaaggcttttcaccagtgtggcTGCGCTGATGACGCCTTAGGCCAGAGGAATCTTTAAATCTCTTCTCACAATGATTGCAGTTGTAAGGCTTTTCACCAGAGTGGCTGTTCTGATGAATCTTTAACCCAGAGGAACGTGTGAATCTCTTCTCACAACGACTGCAGCTGTAAGGCTTTTCATCAGTGTGGCTTCGCTGATGACGCTTTAGCCCAGAGGAATCTGTGAACCTCTTCTCACACCGATTGCACTTGTaaggcttttcaccagtgtgtcTTCGCagatgaatattaaaataaccTTTCTCAATGAAACGCTTTCCACACTGGTTACAGAGATAGGGCTTTTCTCCAGTGTGAATAAGTTGATGAATTTTCAGATTCCCCTTCCggctgaaatgtttcagacatTTGTCACAACGATGTTTCTTCTGCAGGCTCTGGGTGGGCTGAGCCTGCTGTCCATTGCTGGGATCGTCCGCGGCTTCAACTGAGTTCGTGCAGATTTTGTTCTACGAATGAAAGTACAGTAATTATAACTGAGTGTAACTATGATGTACAAACACTCTGAAGTcaacagtttaattttatggcaagcataaaaaaatcagaacactCCTAGTTTGACTTATTCAAGTGCAAAGCTATATATTTACTTTTCTCTCTGACAAGCCATGGGTTTGAAAACTGTTTGAATATTTCATAATGGCTCTTAATTGTATGATAAAAAATGCTGAAGAACTAACTGATGGTCTTTTAATGtagacataaaacacaaaagtacattttaatgaaattcaATAGAACAATTACAGCAGAATGAAAAGAAAGGCACCAATCTAAAATTGGGCATATTCAACATGATGTGTTGTCTTGGTCCGATTGTCGCAGCGTGTGAGGTTTCCCCCCAACTAGGAGTGAGAAGGCAGCCTGTTTaaagccaatcagaaagcgtgaTGACATAAGCATCTAGTGCAATCCCAAACAAAGGACAGCTGACACTGTGCAACTGAGAGCTTGGTGGACCTTGGAGACGGAGGACAGTTTAGTGGATATGTGGAAACTGGATGACAAGGAATATCAATCAAAATGATAAGGAGAAGagattaataaaaactgcaactgcAGTTGATATAcctggtaacttttcagctatcCATCATTAACGTGACTTAAGGCGGTTATAATGATAAGTTTATTCATTCAACCGGAACTTGATGCTGACACTAGCAGCATGCATAACAGGTAGATTATAGTTGTGACTAGTAAAACATTTACTAATTCCTGGTTCACATGGCAAGAGTTTGAAATTAGTGAACTTTTCTTGTCCCCATTGTTTTCaatgtaaacattaaaatagcaagaaaaaaaaaaatcatataagTGATCGGTGATGCTAAAAGAAACTGCAGAATACAATCTAACAAATgttaatgaggaaaaaacagaGTAATTCACCagtcagggtttcccccagtgtgtTATAggtagggctgtgtaataatattgattttgcgatatatatcaattttctttcctagaaaaaaatcaatattcatccgcaagtatcgtaacatccaactgtcaccttgctcactcactgcttgcttcgccgggagagtgattcggtcatcaggcttagagtgattccttcaaaTGTTAAgggtcaaggttaaaaaggtaaactattcagagcagggtacttggtgtactttatttactttacaaatgcatgtaagctacagtttgtactgtttcaattaaaagaaacatgttttctcaccacttctttgattcattttgtccagctgtcgactttaagtctgtgcccatgtccaaccagagccaggtattgtgtagttggtgcttttaatcagttttcagttaaattaattcaatacaACTCTATAactgtcacaaaatgtcaccaaaatcactctgtccctctaaaatctttcaaaaaatcccaaaagtgtattgaattgtatcgtttgctgaatatcgcaatatatatcgtattgtgagcagaatatcatgTATCatattgtgagattattgtatcactacagccctaattataggcctggcggcccgctGTGCTTTGCTAGccccaccgccaggctaagcctttcttgtttatgtttttaggaaaataataacaaaaaaaattgctttttttgtctttttttttaaagccagattgcaagcgtctctgttgctctgagtgtttcactggcagagcagatttattaataaaagatatgtttatagaagataggtttatagtttatgcatttaaagccggaccaatcacaccgctggcgcctctgcgcgttgcctcgcgcgttgcctctgcgcgttgcctcgcgcgctgcagCAGCTAACTTCTTCACGGATcgcgcgcgcctcctttcactcaaattGGACACAGTTTgagtgtccagtttgagtgaaactGGACACTCAAAcagcactttatttactttagaaaTAAAGTGCAGGGGGTTGATGTATGGATACTTACATACGTCAACAGATGTATGTAAATCAATAAACCAAAATTGTTTCTGTGTCCccttaaaaactcaacagacactaAATGGAAGAGCGACTAAAGCCACATTAacaacattgaattaaatctcccgtttgttgctcATCTCTGCACAGTGCAGCGGGTttaactcatcatgcagggctggtccaaggctgtatgaggccatGAGCAGAATTTtacttaggggccccttttgttgctaaaagcATCAGCGTTTCTAACAGCTTCTGGGTTACatttagtgaaatctgggaGAGGAGGAGTAGTTTAAATGgccaacctaaaaagcaatcagTTATAATCGCTgtttattaatttgtatttgtgaacaaacagaactcaaagattaaacttatagcatcagattgtagctatggtaacaaaacaattttactATGAATATTATTCTTTGAGAGCTGTTCAGAGtgtaccccgcccctcgcccggcacgctagctggagataggcaccagcaaccctcccgaccccactgagggacaagggtgaaagaaaatggatggatggatggatggatattattctttgaatttttacaaagtaaacttcccagctccttaaaatcttacgtataaacattaaacaattcaaaatctttaaatttatgTATGCTTAAACCATTAAGTCAAATTTAACAGAATTGATattctcaataaacaagtgttacatcTTTAAATTCTGTATCTATGctctgtgttaaaatatcagcatttatggggccctgAAGCCGTGGGGGACCTGATGGAGCCagtgacttaatttggattaaataaaagtgcaaatatttgatattcattttaattgtatttttgattagttgtttttaagactagttgtgggtttaaatagcatttcacacgtgatgttttcccgtaacaTCAcgtgttaatatttttacattttctgtctatttaacatcttttaatacaagaacacggtggaccgcctcggtgctccaaccaccaggctttagcaagttttctgggggaaacccttgCCAGTTATACTTAAGATTTTTTATCGGCTCGTGTTTGGGTCTCTCAGGATTTGAGAATCGAGCCGTGTGAACCAGGCTTAACATTTTGCAGCTCTACAATGGtggtgttgtttattttgtttttatctagaCTTAAAGCAAAAATGGTTCTTTGGACTGTAAAGGTTTCAGATCTTGGAAGGTCTGAAGCCTtacaatatgaaaataaatgt
Protein-coding regions in this window:
- the LOC103482294 gene encoding zinc finger protein 2-like, which produces MEKLRLEEKAGVSDTVTSLEENQICTNPGEAADDPSNGQQAQPTKSLQKKLCCDKCLKHFSRKAHLKIHQLIHTGEKPYLCNQCGRRFIQKGYFNIHLRRHTGEKPYKCNRCEKRFTDSSGLKRHQRSHTDEKPYSCSRCERRFKDSSGLKRHQQSHTDVKPYSCSRCEKRFKDSCGLKSHQRSHTGVKPYGCGQCDKRFKGSSGLTAHQRSHTGQKASSTEMEKLQLEEKSGASSTVTSLEENKICTNSVEAADDPSNGQQAQPTQSLQKKHRCDKCLKHFSRKGNLKIHQLIHTGEKPYLCNQCGKRFIEKGYFNIHLRRHTGEKPYKCNRCEKRFTDSSGLKRHQRSHTDEKPYSCSRCEKRFTRSSGLKIHQNSHSGEKPYNCNHCEKRFKDSSGLRRHQRSHTGEKPYRCSHCEKRFTHSSGLKIHQRGHTGEKPYSCDQCEKXFKXSSGLKXHQRXHTGEKPYSCDQCEKXFKXSSGLKSHQRSHTGEKPYSCDQCEKRFKGSSGLKAHQRNHTGQKASST